One segment of Syngnathus scovelli strain Florida chromosome 6, RoL_Ssco_1.2, whole genome shotgun sequence DNA contains the following:
- the LOC125970184 gene encoding overexpressed in colon carcinoma 1 protein, translating into MKKMGCGNSSAASTSGGGPSEASRDVTEDPLADDEKRRNYGGVYVGLPADLTTVAASQSKPSRKD; encoded by the exons ATGAAAAAAATGGGTTGTGGAAATTCGTCGGCCGCCAGCACCTCAGGAGGGG GGCCATCCGAAGCCTCCAGGGATGT GACAGAAGATCCCTTGGCAGACGATGAGAAACGAAG GAACTATGGCGGCGTGTACGTGGGGCTCCCGGCGGATTTGACCACGGTGGCCGCAAGTCAGTCCAAGCCGAGCCGAAAAG ACTAG